The Chelonoidis abingdonii isolate Lonesome George chromosome 15, CheloAbing_2.0, whole genome shotgun sequence genomic interval GTCCAATATCTCAATTATACCAAACTTATAGGAGCTTCTTTTTGGTATTGCCAACATTAGCATTCGGGGACTGGTGCCCCTCAGACTTAAAAATAGACAGTGTATGCAGAACAATGACAGTCTGCAACACCGAGGTCATTTTCTAAACGGAAAAACATGAAAGAAGAAATAAACCTCATTGTCGTCTGTAAGGAAAAGCCATTTTAATTGTAAGTATTAGATGGCAAAATGTTATAATTTCATAAAACttagagaagaagaaaatagtTTTGCATtactttagaattttaaaaaaaaccaaacaaaccgcGATTGGGGAGCTTTTTGTTACCTACAATTGCATAGATCAGCAACACATTACACTGGAATGTCAAGTCTAGGTGCTCTCATCTCTATTTCTAAAAAAGGTTTACTTTACTCTAACAGCTGTACAGAAccattatataatatatatattacaaaaatattctCATCTTGTGTATTAGTGCATTTTGTTAAGGTCAGTCGTCTAGATCTGTATGCATAGTATCAATCCTGTAAACAAACTACTGAATAAGATTCTGGGCGTGGGGACACTTCAGTCTATAGACATTCTAAGGCACAATAACTAACAAGAAACTGTTTGGAGTACCATGGTATATACAAACTTCTAGGCACAGAACATGGCTTCTGTGATTTGCACCGAAGTTATTTCACAGTCAATTCAAACTTCTGTCCCGTCCCTGCTGCTATAAATCAGATGATTGACGCTGAAGTTGTTAATGAGGGGGATGCTAAGCCCACTTTGCTGCCCGCTGGCACAGTAGTTCATTCTCGAGTGGGCAGGGGGACTCAGCTGGGAGTTCTGGGCAGTGCCGCTGCTGGGAGCGGAGCAGGAACTCAGAGCAGGCACATCTTGTCTTCCGTGTGCAAACTCGCCCGCCAGCCCTCCCGAGAGCTGCCTGCTGAGGCCCTGGTTCCCACTGACAATGGCCtgcatgttggaggcaaagcCGGAGAAACACGGGCTCCGTTCGAGCGCTGGCGTGGGGAAGGATTTGGGGCCGCTCCTGGAGCCGGGGCAGTTCTGCGGtgcaggggagcccaggcccaccaggCTGGAGGAGTCTGGAGACTTCAAGGCACCGCCGCTCTTGTCTTCCGCTTTGTCAGGCACTGCTGAGGCGCCGGACCCAGGAGCATCCGAGcgccttttcctcttccttcgAAAATTGCCGTTGTCGAACATTTTCTCGCAGTTCGGGTCTAGGGTCCAGTAATTGCCTTTCCCTGTGGATAGATGAACAGCACATGGGCTCAGGGGATGAGGGCACCGCTCGGCAAGGGCTTTGCCCCGTTACTCAATGCCTGACCGATAGTTTcacagggcaggggagcagaACGCTGCCTGCGCGCTTAGCTCATGCTCCCAGCTTGTGTTCCCACCCCAGAGTTGCAGgcgccagtcccctgccccacggCTACAGCCACCTTCGCAGTGGTTACCAGTCGGGTAACAAGCCACGCGCCCCCCAACACGAGCTGGTGTTTCGCGTTCACAGGGAGCGTGCAAACGTTAGGCAGGCCCAGAGCTTAGCACCCGAACGCCTCTCTACTTACCCTTCAGTGCTTTTATTTTAGTCCTGGCTAAGTAATACTGGCATTTTACACTGGGCCCGGGAGCCAGTCATTTGCAAATGCCAGCGTGGGTGTGACTTTAGTCCCTTCGCTACACGGTACCTGTAGGAAACGTGCTCCCACTTAGGAGAAGAATGGGGTTTTCCTTACCTGGATCGTCTTCATCCCTGGGGACTTTCTTAAAGCAGTCGTTGAGGGACAGGTTGTGCCGGATGGAGTTCTGCCAGCCAGCTTTGCTCTTTTTGTAAAAAGGGAAGTTTTCGGCCACGTACTGGTAAATCTGACTCAAGGTCAACTTCTTCTCCGGAGCGTTTTGGATGGCCATAGCGATCAGAGCCGAGTAGGAGTAGGGGGGCctcaccattttaaaaaactcCTGCTGGCTGGAGAGAGACAACCAGCTGAGATCTGCTCCTGCAAAGCCCGATGCAGGGGCCAGGAACTGTCTCTGGCTGGTCCCATAACCTGAGGGGATGAAAGAAGCCCCATTAGTCCCAGAGAGATAAGGAGACGAGTTGATGGCAGGTCCATTGATCCAGAGGTAGGGGTTCGCTGCTGGGGGGCTATATTCGCTCAGCCCATAGCCTGCTGGATGAGCTGATGGCCTCTgtgggtggtgatggtggtgcaGGTTTTGCGGGTATATTAGGTTGTCACAGTACACCGCCATATCCAGTAAATCCTGTGCATTGGGATGCTGGAGTGGGGCCGACTGTGGATTTGCGGGCtgctgccccaaagagttcaTAATCCCCTGTGATCGGTGGAGTTTGAAGGACTGGAGCACAGATCATCAGCTTTGGATATCTCGGACTACTGAGCTCCCAGGCACTAGGGAAAGGCATTTAAATAATGGCCTGGAGTAGACTCAGGCTGCAGGCGACCtcaaaccagaaagcaaatagcAGAAacgggctggagcagggggcagcaccGCCCATTCACCACTCCACCTCCCTCCAACCAACCGGCTGCCACACCTACCCTGGGCACAGCCTCTCTCCGAACCTTCTGAGCAACCCACACTACTACCACATGCACCTCACCACTTCCTCCTGCACGCCCCACAGACCATCCGGCCCTCTGCACAACCTCTATACAATCCCACCCGCTCTCTGCACCGCCCCCTTCACAGCCTCTATACCACCCTCCCCCGCGCTCTGCACAACCCATGTGCACCACTTATCGTCTGGACCGCCCCCTCCGACCAACTCACATAATACCCCATCCAATGCATAGATTCCCCCTGCACCCTCACATGCCTCCCAACCCTCCGCAGCCCCTCTCCATACCCCCATCCTGCATACTCTGCACGACTCAGATATGACCCCATCCTCTGCATTATCCCACCCTCTAAAGAGACCCCTGAACTCAGCATCCCTCTGCACTCCCCTGACACCCCTCTGCACACGACGTCACCTTCTCCCTAGgagcaccctcccctcccccccgtgctCACAACCCCACCCTCTGCACAAGAGAACACAACCCGCCTTGCACCGCTCCAGCCCCACATAGCCCGCCTCCATCCCGTGCCACccgctgtgcacacacacacacacaccttctccaAGCCAGCCCCAACCTCCCACCCTCCGCCCGTTCTCTGCACAGCCCGCCGGCACCCCAGGGCCTGCGCGACACGCACACACCGTGCGAAGCCGCCGCGCCCGCCAGCGATGCCCGCCGCAGACCGCTAACCCCAGCGGCCAGCTCCGCGGCACGCGCACTGCCCCAGGGCCCGAGCCGAAGGGCTGCAGCTTATCCGCCTCTCCTGCCCCGGAGCCTGCCGGATACCCAGCCTGGGAACGCCCGCagagctctgccccttcccagggcgACTCGGTCACAGCCGgaggctggcagagcggagccgGGTTTGCAGGATGGCCCTGCTCAAAGAACAAACAAGCGGATGGCCGCGGGGAGAGGGCAAATGATAGCCCAGCCCATTGTACCTCAGAAATCCTTGCTCTCTCCTTAGGCACCAGCAGCAAGGACCATCACTTTATCGCCCAGGAGCAAACGCGGAGAAGCTGGCAGCCCACGTTGCTCAGGTTACTACCTCCTCTCTGAGTTcagagctcaggggaggaggagatcaGGGCTATTGCAAACAGTCCGTGCTTTTCCTTCCCGCTGCCCTCCTCCCAGCAAAACCGGAACAGCGGGACTCGGGGGTTCCCTGCCACTGCTATTCCACCCGCCTGTGTTGCCTGAAAGAGCTGCTAAAGTGCAACTCTTGCATATTCTCAACAATATGTGGATTTAAGCCAAAATATTACATTTCCACATATTTCCTAATCATATTTTCTAAACAAAGTGGGAAGGGCACTGCC includes:
- the FOXI2 gene encoding forkhead box protein I2, which translates into the protein MNSLGQQPANPQSAPLQHPNAQDLLDMAVYCDNLIYPQNLHHHHHPQRPSAHPAGYGLSEYSPPAANPYLWINGPAINSSPYLSGTNGASFIPSGYGTSQRQFLAPASGFAGADLSWLSLSSQQEFFKMVRPPYSYSALIAMAIQNAPEKKLTLSQIYQYVAENFPFYKKSKAGWQNSIRHNLSLNDCFKKVPRDEDDPGKGNYWTLDPNCEKMFDNGNFRRKRKRRSDAPGSGASAVPDKAEDKSGGALKSPDSSSLVGLGSPAPQNCPGSRSGPKSFPTPALERSPCFSGFASNMQAIVSGNQGLSRQLSGGLAGEFAHGRQDVPALSSCSAPSSGTAQNSQLSPPAHSRMNYCASGQQSGLSIPLINNFSVNHLIYSSRDGTEV